TTCGCGCCGGCGGTGCGGCTCGTGCGCTTGCGCGGGGCGACGCCGGGCTTGTCGGTGACGAGCTCCTTCACGTCCTGCGGGAGGGCGACGACCTTATCGAGCGCCTCGTCGGCGTCGGCGGGAGCAGCGGCGGCGGCGGCGTCAGCGGCGGCCTTCTCGGCGCGCTGCACGCGGCGGGTTTCGCGGTGCGCGAGGCCGGACTGGATCGCGGCGACGACCGTCTCGACGACGATGCGGATGGACTTCGCGGCGTCGTCGTTGCCCGGGATCGGGTGCGAGAGCTGCGTCGGGTCGGAGTTGGTGTCGACGAGGCCGACGCACGGGATGCCGAGGCGCTTGGCTTCGGCGACGGCGATGGCTTCGTAGCCGGCGTCGATCACGAACATCGCGCCCGGGAGGGCGGAGATGTTGGCGATGCCGTCGAAATTGCGGGTCATGCGCGCCATCTCGCGGCGGATCGCGGACTCTTCCTTGGAGGAGAACTTGGCGAGTTCGCCGGAGGCGTCTTGCGCCTGATACTTCTTAAACTTGGCGAGCGACTTCTTGATCGTCTCGAAATTGGT
This portion of the Candidatus Didemnitutus sp. genome encodes:
- the rpsB gene encoding 30S ribosomal protein S2 is translated as MNVTPKDLLDAGVHLGHQTKRWNPRSKPYVFGHRQGITIIDLEKTHGALEKACAFLENLVASGDEVLLVGTKRQAQEMIKEAATATGMPYVTTRWMGGTLTNFETIKKSLAKFKKYQAQDASGELAKFSSKEESAIRREMARMTRNFDGIANISALPGAMFVIDAGYEAIAVAEAKRLGIPCVGLVDTNSDPTQLSHPIPGNDDAAKSIRIVVETVVAAIQSGLAHRETRRVQRAEKAAADAAAAAAPADADEALDKVVALPQDVKELVTDKPGVAPRKRTSRTAGAKKSTVSTEEV